A DNA window from Streptomyces sp. 71268 contains the following coding sequences:
- a CDS encoding DUF1992 domain-containing protein, which produces MTERKPPGVDFESFVDKQIREAAERGEFERLPGFGKPLDRPDAPYDESWWIKEKMAREQLSFLPPSLALRKEAEDAREAATKAPSERMARRIVEEINEKIRAALARPPEGPPLNLVPYDVEDVVASWRAGREHRTP; this is translated from the coding sequence ATGACCGAGCGCAAGCCACCCGGTGTCGACTTCGAGAGCTTTGTCGACAAGCAGATTCGGGAGGCCGCCGAACGGGGCGAGTTCGAGCGGTTGCCCGGCTTCGGCAAGCCCCTCGACCGTCCGGACGCGCCCTACGACGAGTCCTGGTGGATCAAGGAGAAGATGGCCCGCGAGCAGCTCTCGTTCCTGCCGCCGAGCCTGGCCCTGCGCAAGGAGGCCGAGGACGCGCGGGAGGCGGCGACGAAGGCACCATCCGAGCGGATGGCCCGGCGCATCGTCGAGGAGATCAACGAGAAGATCCGCGCGGCGCTGGCCCGCCCGCCGGAGGGCCCGCCGCTCAACCTCGTGCCGTACGACGTCGAGGACGTGGTGGCGAGCTGGCGCGCCGGGCGTGAGCACCGGACTCCCTGA
- the lnt gene encoding apolipoprotein N-acyltransferase — MPRARAHSFLASRWGRTVAAPAAGALPALAFPAPGLWWLAYGALVPWLLLIRSAPTGRRAACEGWLGGAGFLLAVHHWLLPLLHVFIVVVAVGLGLLWAPWGWLVRRLLGPGAAGGRRAAGALVLLPAGWLLVELIRSWQYLGGPWGLLGASQWQVEPALRLVSIGGVWLASLLVVAVNTGLVVLLALPGARRVAVAGLAGCATGVAGVWAWSPAPRPAGTVRVAVVQPGMIDGSNRRFDRQEELTRGLAGRGVRLVVWGESSVGSDLRERPDLRRRLAALSRDVGAELLVNVDAKQAGQPGVYKSSVLVGRRGPTGDRYDKMRLVPFGEYVPARSVLGWATSIGQAANEDRRRGARSVVMRVPGVSAGRPAARHAGAGAGAAPAPSSAGGLRLGPLVCFESAFPDMSRRLVRDGAQLLVAQSATSSFQHSWAPEQHAALAALRAAETWRPTTHATLTGVSAVFGPRGTPVGGRLGTRRSAAAVYDVPLASGTSPYVRYGDWPAYGAVAALLVAAVATGGRAHHRRTRAGRSVDPAPERRDRGSPVGS, encoded by the coding sequence ATGCCACGGGCCCGCGCACACTCCTTCCTCGCCTCGCGTTGGGGCCGTACGGTCGCGGCCCCGGCGGCCGGGGCGCTGCCCGCGCTGGCGTTCCCCGCCCCCGGTCTGTGGTGGCTGGCCTACGGCGCCCTGGTGCCCTGGCTGCTGCTCATCCGTTCGGCGCCCACGGGCCGCCGGGCGGCGTGCGAGGGCTGGCTGGGCGGCGCCGGCTTCCTGCTGGCGGTGCACCACTGGCTGCTGCCGCTCCTGCACGTGTTCATCGTGGTCGTGGCGGTCGGGCTCGGGTTGCTGTGGGCGCCGTGGGGGTGGCTGGTGCGCCGGCTGCTCGGCCCCGGTGCGGCGGGCGGGCGGCGGGCGGCCGGCGCGCTGGTGCTGCTGCCCGCCGGCTGGCTGCTGGTGGAGCTGATCAGGTCCTGGCAGTACCTCGGGGGGCCGTGGGGGTTGCTGGGGGCCAGTCAGTGGCAGGTCGAGCCCGCGCTGCGGCTGGTGTCGATCGGCGGCGTCTGGCTGGCCAGCCTGCTGGTCGTCGCGGTGAACACCGGGCTGGTCGTCCTCCTGGCACTGCCCGGGGCCCGCAGGGTCGCCGTCGCGGGGCTGGCCGGCTGTGCCACGGGCGTCGCCGGGGTGTGGGCCTGGTCGCCGGCGCCGCGGCCAGCGGGCACGGTACGCGTCGCCGTCGTGCAGCCCGGCATGATCGACGGCAGCAACCGTCGCTTCGACCGCCAGGAGGAACTGACCCGGGGGTTGGCCGGGCGCGGCGTAAGACTGGTCGTATGGGGGGAGTCAAGCGTCGGCAGCGACCTGCGCGAGCGGCCTGACCTGCGGCGACGGCTGGCGGCCCTGTCCCGTGACGTGGGCGCTGAGCTGCTGGTCAACGTGGACGCCAAGCAGGCCGGCCAGCCCGGCGTCTACAAGAGTTCGGTACTGGTGGGCCGGCGGGGGCCGACCGGCGACCGCTACGACAAGATGCGGCTGGTCCCCTTCGGCGAGTACGTCCCGGCCCGTTCCGTCCTCGGCTGGGCCACCTCGATCGGCCAGGCGGCGAACGAGGATCGCAGGCGCGGGGCGCGCTCGGTGGTGATGCGCGTGCCGGGCGTGAGCGCTGGGCGCCCAGCCGCCCGCCACGCGGGCGCGGGAGCCGGCGCGGCGCCCGCTCCCTCGAGCGCCGGCGGGCTCCGGCTCGGGCCACTGGTGTGTTTCGAGTCGGCCTTCCCCGACATGAGCCGGCGACTGGTCCGCGACGGGGCGCAGCTCCTGGTCGCGCAGTCCGCCACCTCCTCCTTCCAGCACAGTTGGGCCCCCGAACAGCACGCCGCGCTGGCCGCGCTGCGCGCCGCCGAGACCTGGCGCCCCACCACGCACGCCACGCTGACCGGCGTCAGCGCCGTCTTCGGCCCGCGCGGCACGCCCGTCGGCGGCCGGCTCGGCACCCGGCGCAGCGCGGCGGCCGTCTACGACGTCCCGCTGGCCTCGGGCACCAGTCCGTACGTGCGGTACGGCGACTGGCCGGCGTACGGGGCGGTCGCGGCGCTGCTGGTGGCCGCGGTGGCAACGGGCGGCCGGGCGCACCACCGGCGCACCCGCGCCGGTCGCTCCGTGGACCCGGCACCCGAGCGCCGGGACAGGGGCAGCCCGGTGGGCTCCTGA
- the ung gene encoding uracil-DNA glycosylase, translated as MTDMLPESWQDALGDELHKPYFARLTEFVEEERARGPVYPPREEVFAALDATPYDQVKVLILGQDPYHGEGQGHGLCFSVRPGVKTPPSLRNIYKEMQAELGHPVPDNGYLMPWARQGVLLLNAVLTVRSGEANSHKGQGWETFTDAVIRAVDARPDPAVFVLWGNYAKKKLPLIDTERHAVVQGAHPSPLSARKFFGSRPFTQINDAVAAQGHEPIDWRIPDLGA; from the coding sequence GTGACCGACATGCTGCCCGAGTCCTGGCAGGACGCTCTGGGCGACGAACTGCACAAGCCGTACTTCGCGCGGCTCACCGAGTTCGTCGAGGAGGAGCGGGCCCGGGGCCCGGTGTACCCGCCGCGCGAGGAGGTCTTCGCGGCGCTGGACGCCACACCGTACGACCAGGTGAAGGTGCTGATACTCGGTCAGGACCCGTACCACGGCGAGGGCCAGGGACACGGGCTGTGCTTCTCGGTGCGGCCGGGCGTGAAGACCCCGCCCTCGCTGCGGAACATCTACAAGGAGATGCAGGCCGAGTTGGGCCACCCCGTTCCGGACAACGGCTATCTGATGCCCTGGGCCCGGCAGGGCGTGCTGCTGCTGAACGCGGTGTTGACGGTGCGCTCGGGTGAGGCCAACTCCCACAAGGGCCAGGGTTGGGAGACCTTCACGGACGCGGTGATCCGGGCCGTGGACGCCCGGCCGGACCCGGCCGTGTTCGTGCTGTGGGGGAACTACGCGAAGAAGAAGCTGCCGCTGATCGACACCGAGCGGCACGCGGTGGTGCAGGGCGCCCACCCGTCGCCGCTGTCGGCCCGGAAGTTCTTCGGCTCCCGACCCTTCACGCAGATCAACGACGCCGTCGCGGCGCAGGGTCACGAGCCGATCGACTGGCGGATACCCGACCTCGGCGCGTAG
- a CDS encoding TVP38/TMEM64 family protein: MFEPAAQSPRRLAWCARALLSPRARLGLLILLLVSASTAVLVLEPQRLIRDGWPPHMSGATAVVVFAAAYGLCTSALVPRPLLNLAAGALFGSQAGLPAAVAGTVLGAGIAFGLGRLLGQEALRPLLRARPLAMADRQLSDHGFRSMLALRLFPGVPFAAANYCAAISRMGWLPFLLATGLGSVPNTAAYVIAGSRASTPTSPVFLISMAFIAVTGLAAVLVAWRKRAKLRGRPAPAPEASAAREEAREVRENAPRAATAPGA, encoded by the coding sequence GTGTTCGAACCTGCCGCGCAGTCTCCTCGCCGCCTCGCGTGGTGCGCCCGGGCGTTGCTGTCCCCGCGCGCCAGGCTCGGCCTGCTCATCCTGCTCCTGGTCAGCGCGAGCACGGCGGTGCTCGTCCTCGAACCGCAGCGACTGATACGCGACGGCTGGCCACCCCATATGTCGGGGGCGACCGCCGTGGTGGTGTTCGCGGCCGCGTACGGGCTGTGCACCTCGGCCCTGGTGCCGAGACCGCTGCTGAACCTCGCGGCCGGGGCCCTGTTCGGCAGCCAGGCGGGGCTGCCGGCGGCGGTGGCCGGGACCGTGCTCGGCGCGGGCATCGCCTTCGGCCTGGGCCGACTCCTTGGACAGGAGGCGCTACGACCACTGCTGCGGGCCCGCCCGTTGGCGATGGCCGACCGGCAACTGAGCGACCACGGCTTCCGTTCGATGCTGGCGCTACGCTTGTTCCCGGGCGTCCCTTTTGCCGCCGCGAACTACTGCGCGGCGATCTCCCGGATGGGCTGGCTGCCGTTCCTGCTGGCGACGGGGCTTGGCAGCGTGCCGAACACGGCCGCCTACGTCATCGCGGGCAGCCGCGCCTCGACGCCCACCTCGCCCGTCTTCCTCATCTCGATGGCCTTCATCGCCGTCACCGGGCTGGCCGCCGTGCTGGTCGCCTGGCGCAAGCGAGCGAAGCTGCGCGGCCGCCCCGCGCCGGCACCCGAGGCGTCCGCGGCGCGGGAGGAGGCCCGCGAGGTGCGGGAGAACGCGCCCAGGGCCGCCACGGCGCCGGGCGCGTGA
- a CDS encoding Gfo/Idh/MocA family oxidoreductase yields MKVGCIGLGDIARKAYLPVIAAQPGVEPHLSTRTPATLHSVGDALRIPESQRHTDLDSLLAAGLDAAFVHAPTAAHAEIVTRLVDAGVPTYVDKPIAYDLADCQRVVELAAEREVSLMVGFNRRYAPGYAQCVDHPRDLILMQKNRVGLAEDPRTLVFDDFVHVVDTLRFLAPGPIEHVDVRAKIRDGLMHHVLLQLSGDGFSAVGTMNRMSGSTEEILEISGQGAKRQVLNLAEVIDHKGQPSVRRRGDWVPVAQQRGIEQITLTFLDAVREGRLLDAQDALRTHELCERVVTEVLTA; encoded by the coding sequence GTGAAGGTCGGTTGCATTGGGCTGGGAGACATCGCGCGCAAGGCGTACCTGCCGGTCATCGCCGCCCAACCGGGCGTCGAACCGCACCTTTCGACGCGTACCCCGGCCACCCTGCACAGCGTCGGGGACGCGCTGCGCATCCCCGAGTCGCAGCGCCACACGGACCTCGACTCCCTGTTGGCCGCCGGCCTCGACGCGGCGTTCGTGCACGCTCCGACCGCCGCGCACGCCGAGATCGTCACACGCCTCGTCGACGCGGGCGTGCCCACATACGTGGACAAGCCGATCGCCTACGACCTGGCCGACTGCCAGCGGGTGGTCGAACTGGCGGCGGAGCGCGAGGTGAGCCTGATGGTGGGCTTCAACCGGCGGTACGCGCCCGGGTACGCGCAGTGCGTCGACCACCCGCGCGATCTGATCCTGATGCAGAAGAACCGGGTCGGCCTCGCCGAGGACCCGCGCACGCTGGTGTTCGACGACTTCGTCCACGTCGTCGACACGCTGCGGTTCCTGGCCCCCGGACCCATCGAGCACGTCGACGTCCGCGCGAAGATCCGCGACGGGCTGATGCACCACGTGCTGCTCCAGCTCTCCGGGGACGGCTTCTCGGCCGTCGGCACGATGAACCGGATGAGCGGCTCGACCGAGGAGATCCTGGAGATCTCCGGTCAGGGCGCCAAGCGCCAGGTGCTCAACCTGGCCGAGGTGATCGACCACAAGGGACAGCCCAGCGTGCGCCGCCGGGGTGACTGGGTGCCGGTGGCCCAGCAGCGGGGGATCGAGCAGATCACGCTGACCTTCCTGGACGCCGTACGCGAGGGGCGGCTGCTCGACGCGCAGGACGCCCTGCGCACGCACGAGTTGTGCGAGCGCGTGGTCACGGAAGTGCTCACCGCCTGA
- the fabG gene encoding 3-oxoacyl-ACP reductase FabG codes for MSTTEQRVAIVTGAARGIGAATAVRLAAEGRAVAVLDLDEAACQGTVDAITAAGGTALAVSCDVADADQVRAAVARVATELGAPVILVNNAGVLRDNLLFKMSESDWDTVVNVHLRGAFLMSRACQKHMVDAAFGRIVNLSSSSALGNRGQANYAAVKAGLQGFTKTLAIELGKFGVTANAVAPGFIATDMTAATAERVGMGFDDFKAAAASQIPVQRVGEPDDIANAIAFFTGEQAGFVSGQVLYVAGGPLN; via the coding sequence ATGTCCACCACCGAACAGCGCGTTGCCATCGTGACCGGCGCGGCTCGCGGCATCGGCGCGGCCACGGCCGTGCGGCTGGCCGCCGAGGGCCGCGCCGTCGCCGTGCTCGACCTGGACGAGGCGGCCTGTCAGGGCACCGTCGACGCCATCACGGCGGCGGGCGGCACGGCGCTCGCCGTGAGCTGTGACGTCGCCGACGCCGACCAGGTACGGGCCGCGGTGGCGCGGGTGGCCACGGAACTCGGCGCTCCGGTGATCCTGGTGAACAACGCGGGCGTGCTCCGGGACAACCTGTTGTTCAAGATGAGCGAGTCCGACTGGGACACGGTCGTCAACGTCCACCTGCGGGGGGCGTTCCTGATGTCGCGGGCGTGCCAGAAGCACATGGTGGACGCGGCGTTCGGGCGCATCGTCAACCTCTCCAGCAGCTCCGCGCTCGGCAACCGTGGCCAGGCCAACTACGCGGCGGTCAAGGCCGGCCTCCAGGGCTTCACCAAGACCCTCGCCATCGAGCTGGGCAAGTTCGGCGTCACCGCCAACGCCGTCGCCCCCGGCTTCATCGCCACCGACATGACCGCCGCGACGGCCGAGCGCGTGGGCATGGGTTTCGATGACTTCAAGGCCGCGGCGGCCTCGCAGATCCCGGTGCAGCGGGTGGGCGAGCCGGACGACATCGCCAACGCCATCGCCTTCTTCACCGGCGAGCAGGCCGGGTTCGTCTCGGGCCAGGTCCTGTACGTGGCCGGCGGCCCGCTCAACTGA
- a CDS encoding GTP-binding protein has protein sequence MSTQTPVLAKPHLNIATLGHARHGKTTLTEAITRVLGARTASDVAPPARSDRALDAAARGALKSTRVEYETGTRHYAHRDMPGEAAAVEHVISGAAQLDGAILVVSALAGVQAQTVEHVLIARQLGVEHLVVALSQVDAGEEATMERAEREIRALLDAHGYPVGTTPVIRVSALRALEGAPRWIGTIEALLDAVDTVVPTPERHPGEPFLLPVDHALPRAGEGSVISGTIERGTVRSGDRVQVVGPDVEMAVAGLEIFGRRLSRAEAGDPVALLLRGVPHAVPRRGDLAAAPGSLTPRRRFTAHVHVLPGARGGRAEPFATGYRPEFFLRTTHVLGAINTPGARAARPGDTLTLGVELSRATPVQPDLRFVIRDGGRTVGAGTVLTIEG, from the coding sequence ATGTCCACGCAGACGCCCGTGCTCGCCAAGCCGCACCTCAACATCGCCACCCTGGGCCACGCCCGCCACGGCAAGACCACGCTCACCGAGGCCATCACGCGCGTGCTCGGCGCGCGGACCGCCTCCGACGTCGCACCGCCCGCGCGCAGCGACCGCGCGCTGGACGCCGCGGCGCGCGGCGCGCTCAAGAGCACGCGCGTCGAGTACGAGACCGGTACCCGCCACTACGCCCACCGGGACATGCCCGGCGAAGCCGCCGCCGTCGAGCACGTGATCAGCGGGGCGGCGCAGCTCGACGGGGCGATCCTCGTCGTCTCGGCCCTCGCCGGCGTCCAGGCCCAGACCGTCGAGCACGTGCTCATCGCCCGACAACTCGGCGTCGAACACCTCGTCGTCGCCCTCAGCCAGGTGGACGCCGGTGAGGAGGCGACGATGGAGCGCGCCGAGCGGGAGATCCGCGCGCTGTTGGACGCGCACGGCTACCCGGTCGGCACCACGCCCGTCATCCGGGTCTCGGCGCTCCGGGCGCTGGAGGGCGCCCCGAGGTGGATCGGCACCATCGAGGCGCTGCTGGACGCGGTGGACACCGTGGTGCCCACGCCGGAGCGCCACCCTGGCGAGCCGTTCCTGCTACCGGTGGACCACGCGCTGCCGCGCGCCGGCGAGGGCTCGGTGATCTCCGGGACCATCGAACGCGGCACGGTGCGCAGCGGGGACCGGGTGCAGGTCGTCGGCCCCGACGTCGAGATGGCGGTGGCCGGCCTGGAGATCTTCGGCAGACGGCTGAGCCGGGCCGAGGCGGGCGACCCCGTCGCGCTGTTGCTGCGCGGCGTCCCGCACGCCGTGCCGCGCCGGGGCGACCTGGCCGCCGCCCCCGGCAGCCTGACGCCGCGGCGCCGGTTCACGGCGCACGTCCACGTCCTCCCGGGGGCGCGCGGCGGGCGGGCCGAGCCGTTCGCGACCGGGTACCGCCCGGAGTTCTTCCTGCGGACGACCCACGTCCTCGGCGCGATCAACACGCCGGGAGCGCGCGCGGCCCGCCCCGGCGACACCCTCACGCTGGGGGTCGAGCTGAGCCGCGCCACCCCCGTCCAACCTGACCTGCGCTTCGTCATCCGGGACGGCGGCCGGACAGTGGGCGCGGGCACGGTGCTCACGATCGAGGGCTGA
- a CDS encoding DinB family protein → MLEAWLDYHRETLAMKCEGLTEAQVREASTPPSPLSLLGLVRHMTDVERTWFRRVLGGTDAPPLYWTDEKYDGDFDLTEADFATDIATWRAEIERAREVAAGRTLDDTGERRGELYSLRWIYVHMIEEYARHNGHADLIRERIDGATGE, encoded by the coding sequence ATGCTCGAAGCGTGGCTCGACTACCACCGCGAGACGCTGGCCATGAAGTGCGAGGGCCTGACCGAGGCCCAGGTGCGCGAGGCGTCCACGCCGCCCTCGCCCCTCTCGCTGCTCGGCCTCGTGCGGCACATGACCGACGTCGAGCGCACGTGGTTCCGCCGCGTCCTCGGCGGGACGGACGCCCCGCCGCTGTACTGGACCGACGAGAAGTACGACGGCGACTTCGACCTGACCGAGGCCGACTTCGCGACCGACATCGCCACCTGGCGCGCCGAGATAGAGCGGGCCCGGGAGGTGGCCGCCGGACGCACCCTCGACGACACCGGGGAGCGCCGGGGGGAGCTGTACAGCCTGCGTTGGATCTACGTCCACATGATCGAGGAGTACGCCCGGCACAACGGCCACGCGGACCTCATCCGCGAGCGCATCGACGGCGCCACCGGCGAGTAG
- a CDS encoding SDR family oxidoreductase, with product MTTANSEKVALITGGSRGIGYGVAEALVARGHRVCVTGRGEDALTAAVEALSAAAPDGEGRVIGVAGKAHDEAHQAVAVERVMETFGRVDFLVNNAGTNPVFGPIAELDLGVARKVFETNVVSALGFAQRTYRAWQKENGGAIVNIASIAGVAPSPFIGAYGMSKAAMINLTVQLAHEMAPLVRVNSIAPAVVKTKFAASLYEGREEEAAAAYPLGRLGVPRDIGGAAAFLLSDESAWITGQNLIVDGGLFLNAGV from the coding sequence ATGACGACAGCGAACAGCGAGAAGGTCGCCCTGATCACGGGCGGCAGCCGGGGCATCGGCTACGGCGTGGCCGAGGCTCTGGTGGCCCGCGGCCACCGGGTGTGCGTCACCGGGCGGGGCGAGGACGCGCTCACGGCGGCCGTGGAGGCGTTGAGCGCAGCGGCCCCCGACGGCGAGGGCCGGGTGATCGGCGTCGCCGGCAAGGCGCACGACGAGGCTCACCAGGCGGTGGCCGTTGAGCGTGTGATGGAGACGTTCGGCCGCGTCGACTTCCTGGTCAACAACGCCGGCACGAATCCGGTCTTCGGCCCCATCGCCGAACTGGACCTCGGGGTCGCGCGCAAGGTCTTCGAGACCAACGTGGTCTCGGCCCTCGGCTTCGCCCAGCGCACCTACCGGGCCTGGCAGAAGGAGAACGGCGGCGCGATCGTGAACATCGCCTCCATCGCCGGCGTCGCCCCCTCTCCCTTCATCGGCGCCTACGGCATGAGCAAGGCCGCGATGATCAACCTGACGGTGCAACTCGCGCACGAGATGGCACCGCTGGTGCGGGTGAACTCGATCGCCCCCGCGGTCGTCAAGACGAAGTTCGCCGCGAGCCTGTACGAGGGGCGCGAGGAGGAGGCCGCCGCGGCCTACCCGCTGGGCCGGCTCGGCGTACCACGGGACATCGGGGGCGCCGCCGCCTTCCTGCTGTCGGACGAGTCGGCGTGGATCACCGGCCAGAACCTGATCGTGGACGGCGGCCTGTTCCTGAACGCCGGCGTCTGA
- a CDS encoding undecaprenyl-diphosphate phosphatase, protein MSWFESFILGLVQGLTEFLPISSSAHLRLTAAFAGWNDPGPAFTAITQIGTEAAVIIYFRKDIARIVSAWCRSLFNKRLRSDHDAKMGWLVIVGSIPIGVLGLTLQDAIDGPFRDLRLIATTLVVLGIVLAIADRLAARDETGGRHRAVKHRKGLDELTTRDGLLYGICQAMALVPGVSRSGATISGGLFLGYTREAAARYSFLLAIPAVLASGAFELKDAGQGHVSWGPTIFATVIAFVVGYAVIAWFMRFISTKSFMPFVYYRVLLGLVLFALVGFDVLSPHAGESGD, encoded by the coding sequence ATGTCTTGGTTTGAATCCTTCATCCTCGGACTCGTCCAGGGCTTGACCGAGTTTCTGCCGATCTCCTCCAGTGCCCATCTGCGGCTGACGGCGGCGTTCGCCGGATGGAACGATCCGGGTCCGGCCTTCACCGCGATCACCCAGATCGGCACCGAGGCCGCGGTGATCATCTACTTCCGCAAGGACATCGCGCGGATCGTCTCCGCCTGGTGCCGGTCGCTGTTCAACAAGCGGCTACGCTCCGACCACGACGCCAAGATGGGCTGGCTGGTCATCGTCGGATCGATCCCCATCGGCGTGCTCGGCCTGACGCTCCAGGACGCGATCGACGGCCCGTTCCGCGACCTGCGGCTGATCGCGACGACGCTGGTGGTGCTCGGCATCGTGCTCGCCATAGCGGACCGGCTGGCGGCCCGTGACGAGACGGGTGGCCGGCACCGGGCGGTCAAGCACCGCAAGGGCCTGGACGAGCTGACCACGCGGGACGGCCTGCTGTACGGCATCTGCCAGGCCATGGCGCTGGTGCCCGGCGTCTCCCGGTCCGGCGCGACCATCAGCGGTGGCCTCTTCCTCGGCTACACCCGCGAGGCCGCGGCCCGCTACTCGTTCCTGCTGGCCATCCCCGCCGTGCTGGCCTCGGGCGCGTTCGAGCTGAAGGACGCCGGCCAGGGCCACGTGTCCTGGGGCCCGACGATCTTCGCGACGGTCATCGCGTTCGTCGTGGGGTACGCGGTCATCGCCTGGTTCATGCGGTTCATCTCGACGAAGAGCTTCATGCCGTTCGTGTACTACCGCGTGCTGCTCGGCCTGGTCCTCTTCGCCCTCGTCGGCTTCGACGTCCTGAGCCCGCACGCGGGCGAGTCGGGCGACTAG
- a CDS encoding fused MFS/spermidine synthase has product MDDRIPVSRAVDFGAAKLLPDVDRPHGWLLTVDDAPQSYVDLADPLHLEFEYARRLGHVLDTAGRGDAEPAAALDVLHLGGGALTLPRYVAATRPGSRQRVVEADRALLGLVAEVLPLDLDHAVEVVAADAREALERADDASADVIVADVFGGSRVPAHLTSVEYARQAARVLRPDGRYAANVADGAPFDFLRSQVATLAAVFAHVCLIAEPGVLRGRRFGNAILVAGDRPLPHAALARRAAADPFPARVADGAALERLVAGAEPVWDAAATPSPVPPSGAFSIS; this is encoded by the coding sequence GTGGACGACCGGATACCCGTGAGCCGTGCCGTGGACTTCGGCGCCGCCAAGCTGCTGCCCGACGTGGACCGCCCGCACGGCTGGCTGCTGACCGTGGACGACGCCCCGCAGTCGTACGTGGACCTCGCCGACCCGCTGCACCTGGAGTTCGAGTACGCGCGACGGCTCGGCCACGTGCTGGACACGGCCGGCCGGGGCGACGCGGAGCCGGCCGCCGCGCTGGACGTGCTGCACCTCGGTGGCGGGGCGCTGACGCTGCCGCGTTACGTCGCCGCCACCCGGCCCGGCTCGCGCCAGCGGGTGGTCGAGGCCGACCGGGCGCTGCTCGGTCTCGTCGCCGAGGTACTGCCGCTGGACCTGGACCACGCGGTCGAGGTGGTGGCGGCCGACGCGCGCGAGGCGCTCGAGCGGGCCGACGACGCGTCGGCCGACGTGATCGTCGCCGACGTCTTCGGCGGCTCGCGGGTGCCCGCGCACCTGACCTCCGTCGAGTACGCCCGGCAGGCCGCCCGCGTCCTGCGCCCCGACGGGCGGTACGCGGCCAACGTGGCGGACGGGGCACCGTTCGACTTCCTGCGCTCCCAGGTCGCGACGCTGGCCGCCGTCTTCGCTCACGTGTGCCTGATCGCCGAGCCCGGGGTGCTGCGGGGCCGTCGGTTCGGCAACGCGATCCTGGTGGCCGGCGACCGACCGCTGCCGCACGCCGCGCTCGCCCGCCGCGCCGCCGCCGACCCCTTTCCCGCGCGGGTCGCCGACGGCGCCGCGCTGGAGCGCCTGGTGGCCGGGGCCGAACCGGTGTGGGACGCGGCGGCGACGCCCTCGCCCGTGCCGCCGAGCGGGGCGTTCAGTATCAGTTGA
- a CDS encoding CaiB/BaiF CoA-transferase family protein — MLPLEGITVVSLEQAVAAPYATRQLADLGARVIKVERPGGGDFARDYDREVMGQSAYFVWCNRGKESVVLDLKDATDRALFDRLLEAADIFVQNLGPGAADRLGLGADALRERWPRLIVCGISGYGDRGPYRDRKAFDLLVQCETGLVAATGTEAAPARAGISVADIAAAMYAYTGVLTALYERERTGRGSAFDVAMLDALGEWMGQPLFHGTYGAGPLPRSGARHPSIAPYGPYRAGDGREVFLCVQSDRDWVELCARVLGRPDLTRDPRFTDNPLRRAHDAELTEVLHAAFADLTADELLARLDAAGIANARLRGVPEFAEHPQLAARDRWRAFDTPAGPLRGLLPPVTVRGREARMGAVPALGAHTEAVRAEFGQR; from the coding sequence ATGTTGCCTCTCGAGGGCATCACCGTAGTCTCGCTCGAACAGGCGGTGGCCGCCCCGTACGCCACCCGGCAGTTGGCCGATCTGGGCGCCCGGGTGATCAAGGTGGAGCGGCCCGGCGGTGGGGACTTCGCGCGCGACTACGACCGCGAGGTCATGGGCCAGTCGGCGTACTTCGTGTGGTGCAACCGGGGCAAGGAGAGCGTGGTGCTCGACCTCAAGGACGCCACCGACCGGGCCCTGTTCGACCGGTTGCTGGAAGCCGCCGACATCTTCGTGCAGAACCTCGGGCCCGGCGCCGCCGACCGGCTCGGCCTCGGTGCCGACGCGCTCCGCGAGCGCTGGCCACGACTGATCGTCTGCGGCATCTCCGGCTACGGGGACCGTGGCCCCTACCGCGACCGGAAGGCGTTCGACCTGCTGGTGCAGTGCGAGACCGGGTTGGTGGCGGCGACCGGTACGGAGGCGGCGCCCGCCCGCGCCGGGATCTCCGTCGCCGACATCGCGGCGGCCATGTACGCGTACACCGGCGTGCTCACGGCGCTGTACGAGCGCGAGCGCACCGGCCGTGGCAGCGCCTTCGACGTCGCGATGCTCGACGCGCTCGGCGAGTGGATGGGGCAGCCGCTGTTCCACGGGACGTACGGGGCGGGCCCATTGCCGCGCAGCGGCGCCCGGCACCCCTCGATCGCCCCGTACGGGCCCTACCGGGCGGGCGACGGCCGCGAGGTGTTCCTGTGCGTGCAGAGCGACCGGGACTGGGTTGAGCTGTGCGCGCGGGTCCTGGGACGGCCCGACCTGACCCGCGATCCCAGGTTCACCGACAATCCGCTGCGCCGCGCGCACGACGCGGAGCTGACCGAGGTGCTGCACGCGGCCTTCGCCGACCTGACCGCCGACGAACTGCTGGCCCGGCTCGACGCGGCGGGCATCGCCAACGCGCGGTTGCGCGGCGTGCCCGAGTTCGCCGAGCACCCGCAGTTGGCCGCCCGCGACCGGTGGCGCGCCTTCGACACGCCGGCGGGGCCACTGCGCGGACTGCTGCCGCCGGTCACGGTGCGCGGACGGGAGGCGCGCATGGGCGCGGTGCCGGCGCTCGGCGCGCACACGGAGGCGGTCCGGGCGGAGTTCGGGCAGCGGTGA